From a single Calonectris borealis chromosome 19, bCalBor7.hap1.2, whole genome shotgun sequence genomic region:
- the XAF1 gene encoding LOW QUALITY PROTEIN: XIAP-associated factor 1 (The sequence of the model RefSeq protein was modified relative to this genomic sequence to represent the inferred CDS: substituted 1 base at 1 genomic stop codon) yields the protein PLSHCVSGRVVVSESCVGAWLLARVNPPHQFIYSSLFPIYVLGSKRDVSAANFSLHEAHCLWFLTVCPECDEPVAQKDMKDHQTEAHKQVRCNLCHQSMQQYQLEHHETKECHKQATKCKICELEMPFNKLQEHLNPCASRTEXCWECNKYLPLIKCLHLTSLKNARMKQKSSHGEKEDSFYSTHD from the exons cccctgtcccactgtgTGTCTGGTAGGGTGGTGGTGAGTGagagctgtgtgggtgcttggctgctggccagggtcaacccaccacaccagtTCATTtactcttctctctttcccatttATGTGCTCGGTAGTAAACGAGATGTGTCTGCTGCCAATTTCTCCCTCCATGAAGCCCACTGCTTGTGGTTTCTCACTGTCTGTCCAGAATGTGATGAACCCGTTGCCCAAAAGGATATGAAAGACCATCAAACAGAAGCACACAAGCAG GTCAGATGTAATCTTTGTCACCAAAGCATGCAGCAATACCAGCTGGAGCATCATGAG ACCAAGGAATGCCACAAACAAGCAACAAAATGCAAGATCTGTGAGCTTGAAATGCCCTTCAACAAGCTGCAGGAACACCTGAACCCTTGTGCCAGCCGAACAGAGTGATGTTGGGAGTGTAACAAAT atctgccgttg ATCAAATGTCTGCATTTGACATCTTTGAAAAATGCTAGGATGAAACAAAAATCAAGCCATGGAGAAAAAG aagaCTCTTTCTACAGCACTCATGATTAA